From Corynebacterium frankenforstense DSM 45800, the proteins below share one genomic window:
- a CDS encoding galactan 5-O-arabinofuranosyltransferase, whose protein sequence is MATSSTASPTGDSETPVGASATPVVGGSTTDTEALRLTPPPAPVRPDRWGRGASVAAILLAALAGAVATLAGWLVLRAVSLPAFNTSMVTRALATAGTVVVVAAVVVLCALWIRDRDADADADTGADKTGTDRDTDADKAGTDAGADADKTGTDADRPRPRWRTWLTVVVTYLAPAGLVLTSTGVPLSASRLYLDGLQADQSFRTQFLSRMTQTAHLADMNYWDLPSYYPSAWFWGGGRLANLLGVPGWEVYQPWALVSIAAAACALVPVWQRLTGSLPQGAAIALVTTSIMLVMNPEEPYATIIAMGAAAAVLIARRAVDGSWFATLGIAVYLGVSASMYTLYTGLLAGTVVVLAFWAAAARRSIRPLFHLLAAGLGSMAIAAVVWAPYLIEELTGGYASGATAMHYLPGDGTRLPMPFLAFSLAGFLCLVGLVYLIAGWRDLDARALAIATACFYGWILLSMLVTALGTTLLGFRADVLVTGALATAGMLALARLRAIGPDKLYPDRVTPSARRSISLVLVCLLGLAGLAYAQQIPGRNEEHIDHAYVDTDGYGERADRFAPDAAQYYAEVDRKIREAGRVPEDTVVFTDEVRFMAYYPYFGFQAFTSHYANPLGEFDHRNETIEQWADGSWEEDPQGFVDKLEDTPWRAPDVFVMRGDVEDGLAGEDAYKVHLAEDIYPNQPNVRYRAVFFNPEVFDDADLWTVEQVGPFVVAVRR, encoded by the coding sequence ATGGCAACCAGCAGCACCGCCTCCCCCACCGGCGACTCCGAGACCCCGGTGGGCGCCTCCGCGACCCCGGTGGTCGGGGGATCCACCACCGACACCGAGGCTCTCCGCCTCACCCCGCCGCCGGCGCCGGTCCGCCCGGACCGCTGGGGCCGGGGCGCCTCCGTCGCCGCAATCCTGCTGGCCGCGCTGGCCGGCGCGGTGGCCACGCTGGCCGGCTGGCTGGTGCTGCGCGCGGTCTCGCTGCCCGCCTTCAACACCTCGATGGTCACCCGTGCGCTGGCCACCGCGGGCACGGTCGTCGTCGTGGCGGCCGTGGTGGTGCTCTGCGCGCTGTGGATCCGCGACCGCGATGCAGACGCAGACGCGGACACAGGCGCAGACAAGACCGGCACCGACCGCGACACAGACGCAGACAAGGCCGGCACCGACGCCGGCGCAGACGCTGACAAGACCGGCACCGACGCCGACAGGCCTCGCCCCCGCTGGCGCACCTGGCTGACCGTCGTCGTGACCTACCTGGCCCCCGCGGGCCTGGTGCTCACCTCCACGGGTGTCCCGCTCTCGGCGAGCCGCCTCTACCTGGACGGCCTGCAGGCCGACCAGTCCTTCCGCACCCAGTTCCTCTCCCGGATGACGCAGACCGCGCACCTTGCGGACATGAACTACTGGGACCTGCCCAGCTACTACCCCTCCGCCTGGTTCTGGGGCGGCGGCCGCCTGGCCAACCTGCTGGGCGTGCCGGGCTGGGAGGTCTACCAGCCGTGGGCGCTGGTCTCCATCGCCGCGGCCGCCTGCGCGCTGGTGCCGGTCTGGCAGCGGCTGACCGGCTCGCTGCCGCAGGGCGCGGCGATCGCGCTGGTGACCACCTCGATCATGCTGGTGATGAACCCCGAGGAGCCCTACGCGACGATCATCGCCATGGGCGCCGCCGCCGCGGTCCTCATCGCCCGCCGCGCCGTGGACGGCTCCTGGTTCGCCACCCTCGGCATCGCCGTCTACCTGGGCGTCTCGGCCTCGATGTACACGCTCTACACGGGTCTGCTCGCCGGCACCGTGGTGGTCCTGGCCTTCTGGGCCGCCGCCGCGCGCCGCTCGATCCGCCCGCTGTTCCACCTGCTCGCCGCGGGCCTGGGCTCGATGGCGATCGCCGCGGTCGTCTGGGCGCCGTACCTGATCGAGGAGCTGACCGGCGGCTACGCCTCCGGCGCGACGGCCATGCACTACCTGCCCGGCGACGGCACCCGCCTGCCGATGCCCTTCCTGGCGTTCTCCCTGGCCGGCTTCCTCTGCCTGGTCGGCCTGGTCTACCTGATCGCCGGGTGGCGCGACCTCGACGCGCGCGCCCTGGCCATCGCCACCGCGTGCTTCTACGGCTGGATCCTGCTGAGCATGCTGGTCACGGCCCTGGGCACCACGCTGCTGGGCTTCCGCGCGGACGTGCTGGTCACCGGGGCGCTGGCGACCGCGGGCATGCTCGCCCTGGCCCGCCTGCGCGCGATCGGCCCGGACAAGCTCTACCCGGACCGCGTCACCCCGTCCGCGCGCCGCTCGATCAGCCTCGTGCTCGTCTGCCTGCTCGGCCTGGCCGGTCTGGCCTACGCGCAGCAGATCCCGGGCCGCAACGAGGAGCACATCGACCACGCCTACGTGGACACCGACGGCTACGGCGAGCGCGCCGACCGCTTCGCCCCGGACGCCGCCCAGTACTACGCGGAGGTCGACCGGAAGATCCGCGAGGCCGGCCGCGTGCCGGAGGACACCGTCGTCTTCACCGACGAGGTCCGCTTCATGGCCTACTACCCCTACTTCGGCTTCCAGGCCTTCACCAGCCACTACGCCAACCCGCTCGGCGAGTTCGACCACCGCAACGAGACCATCGAGCAGTGGGCGGACGGCTCCTGGGAGGAGGACCCGCAAGGCTTCGTCGACAAGCTCGAGGACACCCCGTGGCGTGCCCCGGACGTCTTCGTCATGCGCGGCGACGTCGAGGACGGGCTCGCCGGCGAGGACGCCTACAAGGTCCACCTCGCCGAGGACATCTACCCCAACCAGCCCAACGTGCGCTACCGCGCGGTCTTCTTCAACCCGGAGGTCTTCGACGACGCGGACCTGTGGACCGTCGAGCAGGTCGGCCCCTTCGTCGTCGCGGTGCGCCGCTAG
- a CDS encoding PrsW family intramembrane metalloprotease gives MSRLFQVTLWILVVVTVPISGLLLVPSAFMAPVGIGLSLPLAVVYAAAWILLLRLLAQWPAAGFGWAFACVAGGIGVATAVLPWAGPISSVVTKLGWDVVNMSFGGAYPEEILKSAAVAVILLSFRGVDRPWHGLVTGALVGLGFETYENTLYAGFGAMLDPNTDVEGTLQMWLLRIVFGPGLHVMFTGLAGWGIGVALFDARLSTARRWGAACAWVGAGFGLHFCWNLMTGSIPVQIVVYIAVALVGYPLFIWLMWRGYLLGRADRRARPWHYDGSMRRRARQRAQVPGGVPGAGAGWSGHGVPGAPAAGFPAPGNGWGGQGVRAPGAQGAPGAQGAPGAQGAPGWGTQPTPGPSEIGGRHGSRWDTPGHYPASPYDPQGAYGPYYPQPPEQGGWAAESEGRI, from the coding sequence ATGAGCAGGCTCTTCCAGGTCACCCTGTGGATCCTCGTGGTCGTCACGGTGCCGATCTCCGGGCTGCTGCTGGTGCCCAGCGCCTTCATGGCGCCGGTCGGGATCGGGCTGAGCCTGCCGCTCGCCGTGGTCTACGCGGCCGCGTGGATCCTGCTGCTGCGCCTGCTCGCGCAGTGGCCCGCGGCCGGCTTCGGCTGGGCGTTCGCCTGCGTGGCCGGCGGCATCGGCGTGGCCACGGCCGTGCTGCCGTGGGCCGGGCCGATCTCCTCGGTGGTCACCAAGCTGGGCTGGGACGTGGTGAACATGTCCTTCGGCGGCGCCTACCCGGAGGAGATCCTCAAGTCCGCGGCCGTGGCCGTGATCCTGCTCAGCTTCCGCGGGGTGGACCGCCCCTGGCACGGGCTGGTCACCGGCGCGCTGGTGGGCCTCGGCTTCGAGACCTACGAGAACACCCTCTACGCCGGCTTCGGTGCGATGCTCGACCCGAACACCGACGTCGAGGGCACCCTGCAGATGTGGCTGCTGCGCATCGTCTTCGGCCCCGGCCTGCACGTGATGTTCACCGGCCTGGCCGGCTGGGGCATCGGCGTGGCGCTTTTCGACGCCCGCCTGAGCACCGCCCGGCGCTGGGGCGCGGCGTGCGCGTGGGTGGGCGCCGGATTCGGCCTGCACTTCTGCTGGAACCTCATGACCGGCTCGATTCCGGTGCAGATCGTCGTCTACATCGCCGTCGCGCTGGTGGGCTACCCGCTGTTCATCTGGCTGATGTGGCGTGGGTACCTGCTCGGTCGGGCGGACCGCCGGGCGCGCCCGTGGCACTACGACGGCAGCATGCGCCGGCGTGCGCGGCAACGGGCGCAGGTGCCGGGTGGGGTGCCCGGGGCCGGGGCCGGGTGGAGTGGCCACGGTGTTCCCGGGGCTCCGGCGGCCGGGTTCCCCGCGCCCGGGAACGGGTGGGGCGGCCAGGGCGTTCGCGCGCCGGGCGCGCAGGGCGCGCCGGGCGCGCAGGGCGCGCCGGGCGCGCAGGGCGCGCCGGGCTGGGGGACGCAGCCGACGCCGGGCCCGTCGGAAATCGGCGGCCGGCACGGCTCCCGTTGGGATACGCCGGGGCACTACCCGGCCTCCCCGTATGACCCCCAGGGCGCCTACGGGCCCTATTACCCGCAGCCGCCTGAGCAGGGCGGCTGGGCCGCGGAGTCCGAGGGCCGGATCTAG
- a CDS encoding arabinosyltransferase domain-containing protein codes for MTDPSRSPKNPHPDAPAAESPAAATAASASVRGDHDARRTHTAELPQPERPLAPRWLKTLAAVTGVLAFLCFLAVPFLPVKQTQSTLNWPQDGDLASVNAPLMSYAPEELEATVPVSAVDRLNEDETLLLGTVPPDSEKSGQRGLFVRSVDGDLSVASAGTVFFRLSPEEVDALDDDAALDVKVTEDSATVDVTGQKAGVGALDEDTLTGEEPDEDLRPMVTGVYSEIADTPENAAALTDAGLDVHVEINSRFTSSPTVWKSLAMWLGVALTAVSLWCLWRLDRLDGRGRLPVVRPGSWRPRVLDWIVGGVLVFWHFFGANTADDGYLLTMAREAGPSGYMANYYRWFGVPESPFGTPYYDLLALMTHVSTASAWMRLHALASALIIWFVLSREVLPRLGEAVGARKVALWTVAAVFLAFWLPYDNGTRPEPVIAMGALVTWVSFERAIATRRLLPAAVGLIIATLSLGAGPTGLMAVAAFLVSLPALFRVLFARRAMVGSVLPMLAPFLGAGTAILIAVFADQTLAGVLESTRVRGEIGPSLPWYQEFARYESLFEVGTVDGAFTRRFPMLILFVALAVVVLAVVRWRRIPGTDLGPVLRLVGIVVGAMFFMMFTPTKWTHHFGVYAGIGAALAAVAALAVSQLALRSRRAHTLIVGGFLLLYALALAGDNGWWYVSSFAVPWWDRPVQYHAVFATTIVLLIAILVLAAGVVQALIAEVRGTSPAPKQNAWTRLVAAPIAVLGVVTVAFSVASFAKGFVDQYPAYSVGKGNLNDLRGNTCGLGGDVLVESDTNDAFLTPVDGVALGDSLESGEVRGFDPNAVPSDIAPDDVATGDAGSFAQQASQQQNNAGGDDATSGTTGGERGGEAVGVNGSTQDLPFNLDFRRVPVIGSYTPEGELGGSAMAKTSWYELPAQRSEDKPVLVVSAAGSIEHHDINGELQEGQRLVLEYGTRGADGKVTDTGTVELYDVGLSPTWRNLRLPLDELPESADVVRINARDTSLDEDEWLAFTPPRVPTLEHLSDRLDADAPGMIDWSVGLQFPCQRPFGHYAGVAEIPEFRVSPDGPGKRTLSPVQDYAGGGALGLAETVNWSYELPAYLDGDWQRDWGSLEIYSPRSNSQGDEPRVAQIDHEEITRSGLWKPSEMNIDTQDEEKN; via the coding sequence GTGACTGACCCGTCGAGATCCCCCAAGAACCCGCACCCCGACGCGCCCGCGGCGGAATCGCCCGCGGCGGCCACCGCGGCGTCGGCAAGCGTGCGCGGTGACCACGACGCACGGCGCACGCACACCGCGGAGCTGCCGCAGCCGGAGCGCCCGCTCGCGCCGAGGTGGCTGAAGACCCTGGCCGCCGTCACCGGCGTGCTGGCGTTCCTGTGCTTCCTGGCCGTGCCGTTCCTGCCGGTCAAGCAGACGCAGTCGACGCTGAACTGGCCGCAGGACGGCGACCTGGCCAGCGTGAACGCGCCGCTGATGTCGTATGCGCCCGAGGAGCTCGAGGCCACGGTGCCCGTCAGCGCCGTCGACCGGCTCAACGAGGACGAGACGCTGCTTCTGGGCACCGTGCCCCCGGACTCGGAGAAGTCCGGGCAGCGCGGGCTGTTCGTGCGCTCCGTCGACGGCGACCTGAGCGTCGCCAGCGCCGGCACCGTCTTCTTCCGGCTCTCGCCCGAGGAGGTCGACGCCCTCGACGACGACGCGGCGCTGGACGTCAAGGTCACCGAGGACTCGGCGACCGTCGACGTGACCGGCCAGAAGGCCGGCGTGGGCGCCCTCGACGAGGACACCCTGACCGGCGAGGAGCCCGACGAGGACCTGCGCCCGATGGTCACGGGCGTCTACTCGGAGATCGCCGACACCCCCGAGAACGCCGCCGCGCTGACCGACGCCGGCCTGGACGTGCACGTGGAGATCAACTCCCGGTTCACCTCCTCGCCGACGGTGTGGAAGTCGCTGGCGATGTGGCTGGGCGTGGCGCTCACCGCCGTCTCCCTGTGGTGCCTGTGGCGCCTGGACCGCCTCGACGGGCGCGGCCGGCTGCCCGTGGTGCGGCCCGGGTCCTGGCGCCCGCGGGTGCTCGACTGGATCGTCGGCGGCGTGCTGGTCTTCTGGCACTTCTTCGGCGCCAACACCGCCGACGACGGCTACCTGCTGACCATGGCCCGCGAGGCCGGGCCCAGCGGCTACATGGCCAACTACTACCGCTGGTTCGGCGTGCCCGAGTCGCCCTTCGGCACCCCCTACTACGACCTGCTGGCCCTGATGACGCACGTGTCCACCGCATCGGCGTGGATGCGGCTGCACGCGCTGGCCAGCGCGCTGATCATCTGGTTCGTGCTCTCCCGTGAGGTGCTGCCGCGCCTCGGTGAGGCCGTCGGCGCGCGCAAGGTGGCGCTGTGGACCGTCGCCGCGGTCTTCCTGGCCTTCTGGCTGCCCTACGACAACGGCACCCGCCCCGAGCCCGTCATCGCGATGGGCGCGCTGGTGACCTGGGTCAGCTTCGAGCGGGCCATCGCCACCCGGCGCCTGCTGCCCGCGGCGGTCGGCCTGATCATCGCGACGCTCTCCCTGGGCGCCGGCCCGACCGGCCTGATGGCCGTGGCCGCCTTCCTGGTCAGCCTGCCGGCGCTGTTCCGCGTGCTCTTCGCCCGCCGCGCCATGGTCGGCTCGGTGCTGCCGATGCTCGCGCCCTTCCTCGGCGCCGGCACCGCGATCCTCATCGCCGTCTTCGCCGACCAGACGCTGGCCGGCGTGCTCGAGTCGACGCGCGTGCGCGGCGAGATCGGCCCCTCGCTGCCCTGGTACCAGGAGTTCGCCCGCTACGAGTCGCTCTTCGAGGTCGGCACCGTCGACGGCGCGTTCACCCGCCGCTTCCCGATGCTCATCCTCTTCGTCGCCCTGGCCGTCGTGGTCCTGGCCGTGGTGCGCTGGCGGCGCATCCCGGGCACGGACCTCGGCCCGGTGCTGCGCCTGGTGGGCATCGTCGTCGGCGCGATGTTCTTCATGATGTTCACCCCGACGAAGTGGACGCACCACTTCGGCGTCTACGCGGGCATCGGCGCCGCGCTCGCGGCGGTGGCCGCGCTGGCGGTCTCGCAGCTCGCGCTGCGCTCGCGGCGCGCGCACACGCTGATCGTCGGCGGCTTCCTGCTGCTCTACGCGCTCGCCCTGGCCGGTGACAACGGCTGGTGGTACGTCTCCAGCTTCGCGGTGCCGTGGTGGGACCGCCCGGTGCAGTACCACGCGGTCTTCGCGACCACGATCGTGCTGCTCATCGCCATCCTGGTGCTGGCCGCCGGCGTGGTGCAGGCCCTGATCGCGGAGGTGCGCGGCACCAGCCCGGCGCCGAAGCAGAACGCCTGGACCCGCCTGGTCGCCGCCCCGATCGCGGTGCTCGGCGTGGTCACGGTCGCCTTCTCGGTGGCCAGCTTCGCCAAGGGCTTCGTCGACCAGTACCCGGCCTACTCCGTGGGCAAGGGCAACCTGAACGACCTGCGCGGCAACACCTGCGGGCTCGGCGGCGACGTGCTGGTCGAGTCCGACACGAACGACGCCTTCCTCACCCCGGTCGACGGTGTCGCGCTGGGCGACTCCCTCGAGTCGGGCGAGGTCCGCGGCTTCGACCCGAACGCCGTGCCCAGCGACATCGCCCCGGACGACGTGGCCACCGGCGACGCCGGCTCCTTCGCCCAGCAGGCCTCCCAGCAGCAGAACAACGCGGGCGGCGACGACGCCACCTCCGGCACCACCGGCGGCGAGCGCGGCGGCGAGGCCGTCGGCGTCAACGGCTCGACCCAGGACCTGCCGTTCAACCTGGACTTCCGCCGGGTGCCCGTCATCGGCTCCTACACCCCGGAGGGTGAGCTCGGCGGGTCCGCCATGGCCAAGACGTCCTGGTACGAGCTGCCCGCCCAGCGCAGCGAGGACAAGCCGGTGCTGGTCGTCTCGGCGGCCGGCTCCATCGAGCACCACGACATCAACGGCGAGCTCCAGGAGGGCCAGCGCCTGGTCCTCGAGTACGGCACCCGCGGCGCCGACGGCAAGGTGACCGACACCGGCACCGTCGAGCTCTACGACGTCGGGCTCTCCCCGACGTGGCGCAACCTGCGCCTGCCGCTCGACGAGCTGCCCGAGTCGGCCGACGTGGTGCGCATCAACGCCCGCGACACCTCGCTCGACGAGGACGAGTGGCTGGCCTTCACCCCGCCGCGCGTGCCGACGCTGGAGCACCTGAGCGACCGCCTCGACGCCGACGCCCCCGGCATGATCGACTGGTCGGTCGGCCTGCAGTTCCCCTGCCAGCGGCCCTTCGGCCACTACGCGGGCGTGGCGGAGATCCCCGAGTTCCGCGTCTCGCCGGACGGCCCGGGCAAGCGCACGCTCTCGCCGGTGCAGGACTACGCGGGCGGCGGTGCGCTGGGCCTGGCCGAGACGGTCAACTGGTCCTACGAGCTGCCGGCCTACCTCGACGGCGACTGGCAGCGTGACTGGGGCTCCCTGGAGATCTACAGCCCGCGCTCGAACTCGCAGGGCGACGAGCCGCGGGTGGCGCAGATCGACCACGAGGAGATCACGCGCTCGGGGCTGTGGAAGCCCTCCGAGATGAACATCGACACCCAGGACGAGGAGAAGAACTAG